One window from the genome of Balearica regulorum gibbericeps isolate bBalReg1 chromosome 18, bBalReg1.pri, whole genome shotgun sequence encodes:
- the NOG gene encoding noggin has product MDHSQCLVTIYALVVLLGLRLEQGACQHYLHIRPAPSDNLPLVDLIEHPDPIFDPKEKDLNETLLRNLMGGHFDPNFMAISLPEDRLGVDDLAELDLLLRQRPSGAMPSEIKGLEFYDGLQPGKKHRLSKKLRRKLQMWLWSQTFCPVLYTWNDLGSRFWPRYVKVGSCYSKRSCSVPEGMVCKPAKSVHLTILRWRCQRRGGQRCTWIPIQYPIISECKCSC; this is encoded by the coding sequence ATGGATCATTCCCAGTGCCTTGTGACTATATACGCCTTGGTGGTTCTGCTGGGTCTCCGGCTAGAGCAAGGCGCCTGCCAGCACTATCTGCACATCCGACCGGCTCCCAGCGACAACTTGCCCTTGGTGGATCTAATCGAGCACCCGGACCCTATCTTTGACCCCAAGGAGAAGGATCTTAACGAGACCTTGCTAAGGAACCTCATGGGCGGACACTTCGACCCTAACTTTATGGCTATTTCCTTGCCCGAGGACCGGCTTGGAGTGGACGATCTAGCTGAGCTGGACTTGCTGCTCAGGCAGAGACCCTCGGGAGCGATGCCCAGCGAAATCAAAGGGCTGGAGTTTTACGACGGGCTGCAGCCGGGCAAGAAGCACAGGCTGAGCAAGAAGCTGCGCAGGAAGCTGCAGATGTGGCTCTGGTCCCAGACCTTCTGCCCGGTCCTATACACGTGGAACGATCTCGGCAGCCGCTTTTGGCCCCGGTATGTCAAAGTGGGCAGCTGCTACAGTAAAAGGTCTTGTTCAGTCCCAGAAGGCATGGTTTGCAAACCTGCCAAGTCCGTGCATTTAACGATCCTGAGGTGGAGGTGCCAGCGTCGGGGGGGGCAGAGGTGCACATGGATACCCATCCAATACCCCATCATTTCGGAGTGCAAGTGCTCCTGCTAG